TAGACGACTTTTAGTATTATTAGaaattttgaaaattattttcgtgcaccAGGAGCACTAGTGCCTGAATGCCAAAAGGCTGCTTTACTACATATTAAAAAAATAGATGGAAAAATATATCTTAATACTACTAATCCATTTTCTTTTGGGTTGAATACTGCATTTCTATGTCCTTGTACCCCACCCACTCATCAATCAATTCCCCTCAACCCCTCAACTCCACACACGGGCACATAGGCCGCCGGAGCCATAAATAAATAGACACCGGCCACGAGCTCCCCATCTCCCACCACCAGTCCACCACCACCTGAGCTACAGccatccaacatcttcttctccgGCAGGCATCAGAAAGGACAGCCGCCATTAGCGCccgaagcgacggcatggcgaggCAAACCCTGACTAACGGGTTCCTCAGCGGGTTCATGCACGTGGGGCTGGCGCTGGTGCTCCTCGCCTACCTCCCCATCGCCTTCCTCTGCCGCCTCGTCTACAGGCTGCTGATTAGGCCCTTCGCCGCTGGCGAGGACCTCCGCGGCAAGGTCGTGCTCATCACCGGCGCCTCCTCCGGCATCGGCGAGGTCAGTAAAGCCTGCCTGCCCCTTGTCTCATGTACGTAGTACAGTCGTTCCCGTTGCGCAGGTCATTGATGGCTTGGGTTCCACCCATGCAGTAAGATCTAGACCCATCCGTCAGTGTCTGACCATTCCCTGCATGTACGTGCATGCGGTATAAATCAAATAGACCCCGTACTCGCCACCCTTTCACACTTCTACTGCTGCAAACATTGTCGACCGAATTCTACGTTAGTTGTTTCTGTTCTATTGCTTGCATACTCCTTGCCAGATTATCGGTTGGTTCAGCTCAATTGGTTTTATTTCTAAATTTATTATAAAATCTGGTCCTCCTTTTGTTGGTATACGTTCTTTCGTTCTATATAGATTCGTTCTATACGTGATTTGATGATGATAGCTCGTAGAGCCTTCGTTTTGGCCCCTCATTTACATTTCATGTACACTTATGAGGAACACTCATGATCACTGATATATTTTTTTACCAGTCTTGAAATGTTGTTCAAATATCTCTCTTATGAAACGTTGTGCCGTAACGTAAATCGTGTTTCTCTGTGGCAGTCTGGCCCACTGTTTCCATAATCCACTACCACGTGTGAACATCCTCTCCAGCGGCTTTCCTCTTTTCGGATAGTAGCAAACATAGATTGCGCCATATTTGGTAGTAAAACACAAACTGAATAAAAAACCACTCGTAGAATAAATAAAGAAGAACTTTTGTATGTGTGTAAAAGCTAGCTACAGGAAGAATATAAGGAGAGGAGAAACAGGGGCCCTCAAATAAATTTAGGAACAACAGACGGGTGAAGGCTTGAAAGCTTCCGGTAGCTTGCGTAGTACCAAGAGTACAGTGTCAAGATAGAGTACTGTTCACAGTATCAATAGCTGATGCAGTGAGTAATTCCCTGGCCGGGCAGGGCAGCGGCATGCAGCGCAGTATTGAATTGAATTCTCACCGTCCACCCCATAAATCCTGGAGCATGGGCACCAGTCCTGCCCGTCGCATCAGCCTCCTGGAAACCTGCGAGTAGCGGCAGCTCTCGTGCACGCTGCATGTGGCTCTGCAATCACCGGCCGGCCGGAGTAAATATAAAGGAGAGCCTCAATTATAAGGCGGTGGTCATGAATGAATAATTATTTACAAATTTCTCTTTGTGATTTCGACGACTGCAGAACCTGGCTTACGAGTACGCGAGGAAAGGCGCGTGCGTGGCGCTGGTGGCCCGGACGGAGATCGCGCTGCGCGCCGTGGCCAAGACGGCGCGGGAGCTGGGCGCGCCGGACACGCTGGTGGTGCCGGCGGACATCACCAACGTGGACGAGGCCAAGCGGGCCGTCGAGGAGACCGTCGCCCACTTCGGCAAATGTAAGTACTGCTCCTACGTGGTAATCAACCACGACTAGAGCTCTGTTAATCTCAGCGTACGGCACCTGGCAGCAAGCTCTCAGATAACGACAGAATATATATGCATTATTATGGTTATAGTTGAAGCAAATCACTTTCCAGAGCAGTGATGCATGTTCCTCAGGTCGTCCAGTCTGGTTGATAGGAATGCACGTACGTTACGTACCCCAGCTACTTACAGTTGTTTGCACCGATCAAGTGTCGAGTGAGTGCGTGCGTGGTCGTAGTCAGTTCAGCTTGCCAACTCAAGTCCGTCCGAGTAGCAGGGGCGGAGCCAGCGCCCGGCTAGCCTGGGCACTTGCCCGGGCTCACAAGATACGCGACATACTACGATGGTACTGTCATAACGGGGCAAATTACTCCTCGTATGGTGGTTTACCCGGGCAGTAGGTAGCTGGGCCAATGGGCTTCCGTTTCGATCCTCTCTGGTCAAACACTATTAATTAATTATTAAGCAAAAAAACGTACGTACAGGCTAATGGGCTACGTACCTACGTGAGATAAGCCTACTCGTTCGATCTTTTTTTTTACTGGAGATGAGAAGGAAACGATCGGTCCATCGCTCCACGCCTCCACCTCCCCGCTCCGTTCGGTTAATTTCTGTTCGCTCGAGACGGCCGCATCCTCGGTCCATCGGAGACGGAGACAGACCGGCAGCCTGGGCGCGCCGCCGGCAGCGGGCGGAGCTGGAGCTAATCCATCCTAGACTCTGAGGAATGCTTTGCATAATCGCCTACTTGTCCCCTTCTTCAGAATTAGGTGAGATTCATAGACTTATTAGGGCTTAAATTTTGAGGTCACGGCAAGGAAAATTGGTCATCAGGGATGATTACCAATTTATGAGTTTAGTTCTTGTTTAGGGATTTGTTCTACATATAAATTTTAAATCATTAAATTTGAGAGAGGAGGTTTTGGCAGAAAGTGTGAATGGTGTGCAACCAGAAATAGAAGTAGAACCACAACCACCATCTCGTATTGCCTCGTGTTTTTCTTAAATATATTCGCAAATCACAACACTTGATTTATGTGAATATTGAAAATCCATTTTTTTATCATGTTGTCTCTGCTAGGATGTTTGGATGATAATTTGGACAGTTATACTTTTGTGAGTAATATGATGAGTTTGGTTCTATGTGGCCCCGGTTCTGTCACTTACGGTATCAAGTATCAACTATATTTTGGTTTATGAAActaaattttggtatattatatatTATTTCACTGTCAAATTACATTTGTGTGATTAATATGGTTATATTTTCACTACATTATTAATGTGGATTTGTGATTTGAAAGTTTGATGCTATTTTATATATTATGTATCCGAACACTCGATTCTGTTTTTTTATAATTAGAAACTTAGGCTTAAACTCGCCCAGGCTTCACAAAaattctggctccgccactgccgaGTAGTATAAGATGAAGTGAATGGATTATTTGGAGTTACTAGCTAGTAGCTAGCAAAAAATGGTACTACTACTCCAGTGAGTTTCAGCAGCTAATAGTTCGTGTCTCGCTGGATTCTGCATGCATGCAGTGAATCACCTGGTGGCCAACGCGGGCGTGTGGTCCAGCTGCTTCTTCGAGGAGATCACCAACGTATCCGCCTTCCAGAACGTCATGGTAAGCAAGCACAAACAACACAAATCCACTGTTAATTTCCTCATTAGCCACTACCTTGTAAACAAGTTTATACTACTACCAAGTAATCCTGTTCTTTAATTTCTCTACCATACGTACGACGTACATGTGCGCAGGATCTCAACTTCTGGGGCGCGGTGTACCCGACCTACTTCGCGCTGCCCTACCTGAAGGCCAGCCGGGGCAACATCGTGGTCACCGCCTCCGTGGCCGGCAGGGTCCCGGTGGCGCGGATGAGCTTCTACAACGTACGTAAACGCAACGTAACCCAGATTTGAATTGAATTCAATTACCGCAATAAATTCGGGATCAGCAGCTCACCAAACATCTTTATCGATCGCTACGTGTCACATGAGAATTAACGCTCCGGTCGGTGGACGTGCTCCAATTGCAGGCCAGCAAGGCCGCGGTGATCCGGTTCTACGAGACGCTGCGGGCGGAGGTGGGGCCGCACGTCCGCGTCACCATCCTCATGCCGGGCTACGTCGTCTCCAACCTCACCATGGGCAAGGGCGTCCAGAAGGACGGCAACGTCGGCTTCGACGAGGAGGCCCGCGACGTACGCACACACCCATCCATCTCCCTGAACCACCGTTACTTTCATAGCAGTTCGTCGGTCGATCGATAGGTTAGCTCATTATTGATGATGGATGGGCCGGTGACGGGATTGCAGATAAACGTCGGGCCGCTGCCGGTGGGGAAGACGGAGACgctggcggaggtggtggtggcgagCGTGCGGCGGGGCGACCACTACGTGACGTGGCCCGGGTGGTACTGGCCCTTCCACATGGTGATGTGCGCCGCGCCGGAGCTCGTCGACTGCTTCTCCAGGGCCTTCTACGTCTCCAAGTCCAGCGACAAGGACGGCGACGCGCTCAGCAAGAAGATCCTCATGGCAGTCGGCGGCAACAAGTTCTACCCCAAGAACATCCGCTCCCCCCAGTCCCAATAAGTCACGACACGAATCCCGAGACTAAGCCAGCCACGCATGCACCAAAGTATAGCAGTGGCCAGTGGTGTGCATATGCATAGCAGTGGTGTATTTGGGTCTTTCTCGTCTTCTTCTCTctcgttttttcttcttctttcagtGTGATGTGATGTGAGTCCATACGATGTGATATCTGTTGTATTGCAAAGAGAGGTGAATCTAAATGACCGACTGTTGTTGCTTATACTGACGAAAAAGCATGAGAGAGACAGGTTGCTCATGGATGACA
This window of the Triticum aestivum cultivar Chinese Spring chromosome 5D, IWGSC CS RefSeq v2.1, whole genome shotgun sequence genome carries:
- the LOC123119466 gene encoding 11-beta-hydroxysteroid dehydrogenase A, yielding MARQTLTNGFLSGFMHVGLALVLLAYLPIAFLCRLVYRLLIRPFAAGEDLRGKVVLITGASSGIGENLAYEYARKGACVALVARTEIALRAVAKTARELGAPDTLVVPADITNVDEAKRAVEETVAHFGKLNHLVANAGVWSSCFFEEITNVSAFQNVMDLNFWGAVYPTYFALPYLKASRGNIVVTASVAGRVPVARMSFYNASKAAVIRFYETLRAEVGPHVRVTILMPGYVVSNLTMGKGVQKDGNVGFDEEARDINVGPLPVGKTETLAEVVVASVRRGDHYVTWPGWYWPFHMVMCAAPELVDCFSRAFYVSKSSDKDGDALSKKILMAVGGNKFYPKNIRSPQSQ